GACTAAACCTCTCTTCTACATTTCCTTCCAAACTAGCTTCAATGGGGTTCTCACATCCGCGATATTCAGCTTGGCTTTCCTCCTCACATTAATTATCGCGTTTACTTCTTTATCAGTGTGACTGGGCAACAGATTTCCCGTACTAGGTGTATCATCGAATTTTACAACACCTGCTTTGATAAGCCTTTCTACGCACCTTTTGAACGAGGTacagttttctatcgagtgccccgtAATCCCTGCGTGGTATTCGCACTGAGCATTTGCATCATAGCATTTAGGGTATGGGGGTTGTAACGGTTCTAAGTGGAAAGGGGCCACTACGTGTGCATCGAACAGCTTTTTGTACAACTCCCTATACGTCACTGGTATAGGGGTGAACTGAAACCTCTCTGTATTCTGCCTTATGTTAGGCTCTCGCCTTGGTGTGGCTTGCTGGCCTGTGACTATCATTCTCGATTGATTAACGGTGACAGGTTTTGAATAGCCTGAGCTCACGTTGCTTACctcgttttcttttttcttcggGGCTAACCTTCTCGTGCTTTCCCCTGTTTCTATCTTCCCGCACCTtattgcattttctatcatttcatcagaCATCACTATGTCTGCGAAACTCTTAGTTGCGCTCCCCAACATATGATTAATAAAAGGTGCCTTCAAGGTATTAATAAACAGCATGGTTGTTTCCTTTTCCAGTAACGGTGGTTGGACCTGTGTAGCGACCTCTCTCCATCTCCGAGCATACTGCCGGAAGCTTTCACTTGGCTTCTTCTCCAAATTCTGGAGTGTGATCCGGTCAAGTGCTATATCCGTTATATGGCCGTACTGCTTCATGAAGGCTTGAACTAGGTCCTTCCACGACTTGACTTGGGTCctactcaattgattgtaccatttcgcTGCAGCCCCACTCAAACTGTtctgaaaacaatggatcaacagttgatcattgtTGACATACCCCGTCATCCTTCGACAAAATATCGTAATGTAATCCTCAGGGCAGCTGGTCCCATTATATCTTTCAAACTCCAGCATTTTAAACTTCGGGGGAAGTACTAAGT
The Gossypium hirsutum isolate 1008001.06 chromosome A07, Gossypium_hirsutum_v2.1, whole genome shotgun sequence genome window above contains:
- the LOC107956356 gene encoding uncharacterized protein; the protein is MLESQKNMLESQNNMMSQLTQLLKGGSDKGKRPIDDIGNDNEVSACPTSFAPVNMQIQPPRVPDFDGTTEVEKTKAEVSKRFEDRCKWLEEKFKELEDADHYCGIDAKELSLVPDLVLPPKFKMLEFERYNGTSCPEDYITIFCRRMTGYVNNDQLLIHCFQNSLSGAAAKWYNQLSRTQVKSWKDLVQAFMKQYGHITDIALDRITLQNLEKKPSESFRQYARRWREVATQVQPPLLEKETTMLFINTLKAPFINHMLGSATKSFADIVMSDEMIENAIRCGKIETGESTRRLAPKKKENEVSNVSSGYSKPVTVNQSRMIVTGQQATPRREPNIRQNTERFQFTPIPVTYRELYKKLFDAHVVAPFHLEPLQPPYPKCYDANAQCEYHAGITGHSIENCTSFKRCVERLIKAGVVKFDDTPSTGNLLPSHTDKEVNAIINVRRKAKLNIADVRTPLKLVWKEM